Proteins encoded in a region of the Anopheles ziemanni chromosome 2, idAnoZiCoDA_A2_x.2, whole genome shotgun sequence genome:
- the LOC131294584 gene encoding unconventional myosin-Va, translating into MLIEHGGKPIPAAGVCHKSQHRSRHLEVDSPLADNGDARVWIPHPETVWEGAVVAQDYNTNDKQLQLVTDRGVPHTVQLKSADDLPPLRNPAILIGQNDLTALSYLHEPDVLYNLEVRFCDRQAIYTYCGIVLVAINPYAELPLYGADLIRAYRGHAMGELEPHIFAVSEEAYAKLEREKCDISIIVSGESGAGKTVSAKYAMRYFAAVGGSESETQIEKKVLASSPIMEAIGNAKTTRNDNSSRFGKFTKLLFLDNHTKALTGGTMQTYLLEKSRVVFQAPGERNYHIFYQLCAGRDRWPELMLDHQDKFHFLNQGASPNISKLSDRDQFDDTLNALRTLGFDDGELGDILKVVASVLHLGNVVFSHRQKSQTSQEVDSEACSIASNDLHLNVFCDILQLDRAELRKWLVTRQIESMNDSVLIPMNKQTAEATRDALAKHIYAELFQHIVQKINRNLAGSKKQTCCFIGVLDIYGFETFDINSFEQFCINYANEKLQQQFNQHVFKLEQEQYLREGIEWKMIDFYDNQPCIDLIEAKLGILDLLDEECRMPRGSDESWVGKLMEKCAGKYKHFERPRFGNSAFLIRHFSDTVQYESCGFLEKNRDTVSRELVSVLKASGMRLCQRLMVAQEEGHQDVTQPVAGVKIMVSAARAQQSLEKKKKPMTQKQQRKTVGSQFRESLTQLITTLHNTTPHYVRCIKPNDDKAPFKWEAPKIVQQLRACGVLETVRISAAGFPSRWKYEDFYDRYRLLCQSASNGGELNVKDTCASIVQRWLVDADKYRLGKTQLFFRAGQVAYLEQVRSDTRKKYIVIVQSLIRRFVCRRRYLRLKQTALGLQRHARGMLARKRADNLRKNRAAITIQRYTRGWLQRKKYVQIRRAVLGIQTRARGFMARRTFRAVLDNYKATQIQRFCRGYLARRRYRERLAHIIKCQAAVRRFLARRAFKKLKAEARTVAHIQKMYKGLENKIIELQQRYDGLSKENAGLRKQNAEVLELRQKLEGMKRLEAELKLLQLQLVERDEKLVLSIRQLEGERDEKMQLLEEKQREEEERLRERDAFEQELKKVRQQVTEITAVQQVERARLVSQADTDEIHAAYQRTVKDKDTLENENVALRQEVRRLQRIMADSHELKTHSRSVSNASSTNEEDYGYTSGRNTLDIRHASPHPYEGDVGGGTVRGAHRGPSGSVGGNYSVSSTIVASHGERRGEKKHPFIDYDRVHRIPPESIGLLKDPSDSHVGDSPEKDQTAIILRMRKLFEEEKSKSEQLRKELTRLKKSSTVSTEDSIRASELEVENEKLRQDYNLLRNSIKRGVESREMEAQYGALQEELKRRREECISLKAVLAQQSQSLRSLGQAVNGETSLRIHDEGELMEAFQAQKLVNRQLESELRAITDANNESLVESNRIIDGLKAENGELQAILQQHVEENDAQEPPVDVDTLRQTEQYLRHELRKSTGEYVGLQEQLNELLAKNNELLKKNNILANRLRDHGLNDSILMNDEFHNMVAVVKKQTQSSQGILKYRQEDESKIMQRLVTDLKPRVAVTLAPSLPAYMVFMCIRYTDLVNMDQHVRSLLTRFVQMIKRLYKGANSVEVRVMWLANTLTLHNLMKQFGGYPEYKKYNTDAQNAQQLKNFDLAEYRQVIHETIVSIHGVLIRQIQESLKQYVVPAILHHDETARGKSRRTMSLDMSPEQQGRSEPELLVQQLECVYNHLASFGLDGCYIEQIFKQLMYFICAVSVNNLMLRGDLCMWKTGMKLRFNMGCLEGWVRTKNMSTSDVMKPFQPLNQISSILQLRKTEEDVQTLLEQCTLLSTAQVLKIIKSYKPDDCEDQIKPAFIERLTQQLNLRSEQRESDTYMMDEEIVSPLVVVFKYSEINLEEIEIPPELNLEGLVTMI; encoded by the exons ATGCTGATTGAGCACGGAGGAAAACCGATACCGGCCGCCGGTGTGTGCCACAAGTCGCAGCACCGGTCGAGGCATCTCGAGGTGGACAGTCCACTGGCGGATAACGGC GACGCCCGAGTATGGATACCGCACCCAGAAACGGTCTGGGAGGGGGCCGTGGTGGCGCAGGATTACAACACAAACGACAAACAGCTCCAGCTAGTCACCGACCGGGGTGTACCGCACACGGTGCAGCTGAAGAGTGCCGACGACTTGCCACCGCTGCGCAATCCGGCCATCCTGATCGGCCAGAATGATCTCACCGCGCTGTCCTATCTGCACGAGCCGGACGTGCTGTACAATCTGGAGGTGCGGTTTTGCGACCGCCAGGCCATCTACACCTACTGCGGCATCGTGCTGGTGGCCATCAATCCGTACGCCGAGCTGCCCCTGTACGGTGCCGACCTGATACGGGCGTACCGGGGGCATGCCATGGGCGAGCTGGAGCCGCACATCTTCGCCGTGTCGGAGGAGGCGTACGCCAAGCTGGAGCGCGAGAAGTGCGACATCAGCATCATCGTTAGCGGCGAGTCGGGGGCGGGCAAAACGGTGTCGGCCAAGTACGCCATGCGCTACTTTGCCGCCGTTGGTGGCAGCGAGTCGGAGACGCAGATCGAAAAGAAGGTGCTGGCGAGCAGCCCGATCATGGAGGCGATCGGGAACGCGAAAACGACCCGCAACGACAACAGCTCCCGGTTCGGCAAGTTTACCAAACTGCTGTTCCTGGACAACCACACGAAGGCGCTGACGGGGGGCACGATGCAGACGTACCTACTGGAGAAGTCGCGCGTTGTCTTTCAAGCGCCGGGCGAGCGGAACTATCACATCTTCTACCAGCTGTGCGCCGGGCGGGACCGGTGGCCGGAACTGATGCTGGACCATCAGGACAAGTTTCACTTTCTCAACCAGGGCGCGTCGCCCAACATTAGCAAGCTGTCCGATCGGGACCAGTTCGACGATACGCTGAACGCGCTGCGCACGCTCGGCTTCGATGACGGCGAGCTGGGGGATATCTTGAAGGTGGTCGCCTCGGTGCTGCACCTGGGCAATGTGGTGTTCAGCCACCGGCAGAAGAGCCAAACGAGCCAGGAGGTGGACAGCGAGGCGTGTTCGATTGCGAGCAACGATCTGCATCTGAACGTGTTCTGTGACATTCTGCAGCTGGACCGGGCGGAGCTGCGCAAGTGGCTTGTGACACGCCAGATCGAATCGATGAACGACAGTGTGCTGATACCGATGAACAAGCAGACGGCGGAGGCAACGAGGGACGCATTGGCAAAGCACATCTACGCCGAGCTGTTCCAGCACATCGTGCAGAAGATCAACCGCAATCTGGCCGGGAGCAAGAAACAAACCTGTTGCTTTATTG GTGTGCTCGATATCTACGGCTTCGAAACGTTCGACATAAACTCGTTCGAGCAGTTCTGCATCAACTACGCCAACGAGAAGCTCCAGCAGCAGTTCAACCAGCACGTGTTCAAGCTGGAACAGGAGCAGTATCTGCGCGAGGGCATCGAGTGGAAGATGATCGACTTCTACGACAACCAGCCGTGCATCGATCTGATCGAGGCGAAGCTCGGCATACTGGACCTGCTGGACGAGGAGTGCCGGATGCCGCGCGGCAGCGACGAATCGTGGGTCGGCAAGCTGATGGAGAAGTGCGCCGGCAAGTACAAGCACTTCGAGAGGCCGCGCTTCGGCAACAGTGCGTTCTTGATACGCCACTTCTCCGACACGGTGCAGTACGAATCGTGCGGCTTCCTCGAGAAGAACCGTGATACCGTCTCGCGGGAGCTGGTAAGTGTGCTGAAGGCGTCCGGGATGCGATTGTGCCAGCGGCTTATGGTTGCACAGGAGGAGGGTCACCAGGACGTGACCCAACCGGTGGCCGGGGTGAAGATTATGGTCAGTGCGGCACGAGCTCAG CAATCgttggagaaaaagaaaaag CCGATGACTCAGAAGCAGCAGAGAAAAACGGTTGGTTCACAGTTCCGTGAAAGCTTGACGCAGCTTATAACGACGCTCCACAACACGACGCCACATTACGTTCGATGCATAAAG CCCAACGATGACAAAGCACCGTTCAAATGGGAAGCACCGAAAATCGTGCAGCAGCTGCGCGCTTGCGGGGTGCTCGAAACAGTCCGCATTTCGGCCGCCGGCTTCCCGTCGCGCTGGAAGTACGAAGACTTCTACGATCGCTACCGGTTGCTGTGCCAATCGGCGTCGAACGGTGGCGAGCTGAACGTGAAGGACACGTGTGCCAGCATCGTGCAGCGCTGGTTGGTCGACGCGGACAAGTACCGGTTGGGTAAGACGCAGCTGTTCTTTCGCGCGGGCCAGGTGGCCTATCTGGAGCAGGTCCGTAGCGACACCCGAAAGAAGTACATCGTCATCGTGCAGTCGCTGATCAGGCGGTTCGTCTGTCGAAGGCGCTACCTGCGGCTCAAGCAGACCGCACTCGGGCTGCAGCGTCACGCCCGTGGAATGTTGGCAAGAAA GCGAGCGGATAACTTACGGAAAAACCGTGCAGCGATTACGATCCAGCGGTACACCCGTGGTTGGTTGCAGCGCAAAAAGTACGTGCAGATCCGTCGGGCTGTGCTCGGGATACAAACGCGCGCTCGCGGCTTTATGGCACGACGCACGTTCCGTGCAGTGCTGGACAACTACAAGGCTACCCAGATCCAACGGTTCTGTCGTGGTTACCTGGCGCGTCGGCGTTACCGCGAGCGGTTGGCGCACATCATCAAGTGTCAGGCTGCGGTTCGGCGATTCCTGGCGCGACGTGCGTTTAAGAAGCTGAAGGCTGAGGCACGCACCGTGGCGCATATCCAGAAGATGTACAAGGGCCTGGAGAACAAGATTATCGAGTTGCAGCAGCGGTACGACGGGCTGTCGAAGGAGAACGCCGGCCTCCGGAAGCAGAACGCTGAGGTGCTGGAGTTGCGCCAGAAGCTCGAAGGCATGAAGCGGCTGGAGGCTGAGTTAAAGCTTCTCCAACTGCAGCTGGTCGAACGGGACGAAAAGCTGGTACTCTCCATCCGCCAGCTGGAGGGTGAACGGGATGAAAAGATGCAGCTGCTCGAGGAGAAGCAACGGGAGGAGGAAGAGCGCCTGCGCGAGCGAGATGCGTTCGAGCAGGAGTTGAAAAAGGTGCGCCAACAGGTGACGGAGATTACGGCCGTCCAGCAGGTCGAACGGGCCCGGTTGGTATCGCAGGCGGACACCGACGAGATCCATGCCGCCTACCAGCGCACGGTGAAGGACAAGGACACGCTGGAGAACGAAAACGTGGCGCTCCGGCAGGAGGTGCGCCGGCTGCAGCGCATTATGGCGGACTCGCATGAGCTGAAAACTCATTCACGCTCCGTCAGCAATGCGTCCAGCACGAACGAGGAGGACTACGGCTACACCTCCGGGCGCAACACGCTGGACATCCGGCACGCCTCGCCGCATCCGTACGAAGGTGATGTCGGGGGTGGCACTGTGCGCGGGGCTCACCGCGGCCCCAGTGGGTCTGTTGGTGGTAATTATAGCGTTAGTAGTACAATTGTCGCTAGTCACGGTGAGCGAAGGGGTGAGAAAAAGCATCCTTTCATCGATTATGATCGGGTACACCGGATTCCGCCGGAGTCGATCGGACTGCTGAAAG ATCCTTCTGATTCGCATGTAGGCGATTCCCCGGAAAAAGACCAGACTGCCATCATTCTCCGGATGCGTAAGCTGTTCGAGGAGGAAAAATCCAAGAGCGAACAGCTTCGGAAGGAGTTGACGCGGCTGAAGAAATCATCCACCGTCAGCACCGAGGATTCGATCCGTGCGTCCGAGCTCGAGGTGGAGAACGAGAAGCTCCGGCAGGATTACAATCTACTACGGAACAGCATCAAGCGGGGTGTGGAATCGCGCGAGATGGAGGCACAGTACGGTGCCCTGCAGGAGGAGCTGAAGCGGCGCCGGGAGGAATGTATCTCGCTCAAGGCTGTCCTGGCACAGCAGAGCCAATCGTTACGTTCGCTCGGCCAGGCCGTCAACGGGGAGACGAGCCTACGGATACACGACGAGGGTGAGCTGATGGAGGCGTTCCAGGCGCAGAAACTGGTCAACCGGCAGCTCGAGTCGGAGCTGCGTGCCATCACGGATGCGAATAATGAATCGCTAGTCGAAAGCAACCGCATCATCGACGGGTTGAAGGCGGAAAATGGTGAACTGCAGGCGATCCTGCAGCAGCACGTCGAGGAGAACGACGCACAAGAACCGCCGGTGGACGTGGATACGCTGCGACAGACCGAGCAGTACCTGCGGCACGAGCTACGCAAGTCAACGGGCGAGTATGTGGGACTGCAGGAGCAACTGAACGAGCTGCTGGCAAAGAACAACGAGCTGCTGAAGAAGAACAACATCCTGGCGAACCGATTGCGCGATCACGGGCTAAACGATTCGATCCTCATGAACGATGAGTTCCACAacatggtggcggtggtgaagAAACAAACGCAATCCTCGCAGGGCATCCTAAAGTACCGCCAGGAGGACGAGAGCAAGATTATGCAGCGTCTCGTGACGGACCTGAAACCACGGGTGGCGGTTACACTTGCGCCGAGCTTGCCGGCGTACATGGTGTTTATGTGCATCCGGTACACGGATCTAGTCAATATGGACCAACACGTGCGCTCGCTGCTGACTCGCTTCGTGCAGATGATCAAGCGACTATACAAGGGCGCAAATTCGGTGGAAGTGCGCGTCATGTGGCTGGCCAATACCCTTAC TCTACACAATCTGATGAAACAGTTCGGCGGCTATCCGGAGTACAAGAAGTACAACACGGACGCACAGAACGCGCAGCAGCTGAAGAACTTTGATTTGGCCGAATACCGGCAGGTGATACACGAGACGATCGTCTCCATCCACGGCGTGCTGATACGGCAGATACAGGAAAGCCTCAAGCAGTACGTCGTGCCGGCGATTCTGCACCACGACGAGACGGCCCGGGGCAAGAGCCGGCGTACCATGTCGCTCGACATGTCACCCGAACAGCAGGGCCGATCCGAGCCGGAACTGTTGGTCCAGCAGCTCGAGTGTGTGTACAACCATCTGGCCAGCTTCGGGCTGGACGGTTGCTACATCGAGCAGATTTTCAAGCAGCTCATGTACTTCATCTGCGCCGTCTCGGTCAACAACCTGATGCTGCGCGGTGATCTGTGCATGTGGAAGACGGGCATGAAGCTGCGCTTCAATATGGGCTGCCTGGAGGGTTGGGTGCGCACGAAAAACATGAGCACGTCCGACGTGATGAAACCGTTTCAGCCGTTGAATCAGATCTCCTCGATACTGCAGCTGCGCAAAACCGAGGAGGACGTACAAACGCTGCTGGAGCAATGCACGTTACTTTCCACCGCGCAGGTTTTGAAG ATCATTAAATCCTACAAACCGGACGATTGCGAGGACCAGATCAAACCGGCTTTCATCGAGCGGTTGACGCAGCAGTTGAACCTTCGCTCCGAGCAGCGCGAATCCGACACGTACATGATGGACGAAGAGATCGTCAGCCCACTGGTCGTCGTGTTTAAGTATAGCGAGATCAACTTGGAGGAGATCGAAATACCACCCGAGCTGAACCTCGAGGGACTAGTGACCATGATTTAA